In Candidatus Rokuibacteriota bacterium, one genomic interval encodes:
- a CDS encoding pyruvate dehydrogenase: MPAADLGLLDSIQRRVLWLATWMVHHANVLRPNPDGTKVGGHQASSASLTSLLTALYFHALRPGDMVAVKPHAAPAFYAIQYLLGRLPREALGTLRAFGGLQAYPSRRKNPEIVDLSTGSMGLGAVAASFGALATRYLGDHFGVRHPARFIALVGDAELDEGNVWEALLEESMATLGSLLWIVDLNRQSLDRVAPDGRRHQLARMFAANGWHVVRLRWGGRLRALFESPGGSRLRRRLEGMSGPEYHALLRCPPAAARKLLVTSPRGMPDAVIEGLLSRVADDELPALCGDVGGHDLAAILAALGEAERQRDRPSVILADTIKGWGLPLAADPGNHGALLTPAQVEALRAASGIAPGGEWEAFPPESREAALIRGRPALFSPPPRSEAIEVPERLGESYPAEASTQEAFGRVLGALARLPAGDRLVTLSPDVAVTTHLAGWINRKGVYSPSGKREPAVEAPRAMQWRKSPAGQHVEIGIAEHNLFLALGAFGLTRALSGVTLFPVGTLYDPFVTRGLDALYHALYSGAQFIVVATPSGVSLSPEGGAHQSVITPGIGIGLPGIVYHEPVFACEVEWILLDAMRRMAARQGGESLYLRLSTKPVAQALAPPATDEQRARVLRGGYRLVDGRADPRWDPEVNAVHLFAAGVMVPEAVAASRALRAEGVYASVFAATSPDLLYRGARAPRPYLEELVSAEEEGVAVVSVLDGHSHGLAFIGAALGVPQIPLGVDHFGQSGTRQDLYRHYGIDPPAIARAALTLLGR, encoded by the coding sequence ATGCCCGCCGCCGATCTCGGCCTCCTCGACAGCATCCAGCGACGGGTGCTCTGGCTCGCCACCTGGATGGTCCACCACGCCAATGTCCTCCGCCCGAACCCCGACGGGACCAAGGTGGGCGGCCACCAGGCCTCCTCGGCCTCGCTCACGAGCCTGCTCACCGCGCTGTACTTCCACGCGCTCCGGCCGGGGGACATGGTGGCGGTGAAGCCGCATGCCGCCCCGGCCTTCTACGCGATCCAGTACCTCCTGGGCCGGCTGCCGCGGGAGGCGCTCGGGACGCTGCGCGCCTTCGGCGGCCTCCAGGCCTACCCGAGCCGCAGGAAGAACCCCGAGATCGTGGACCTCTCCACGGGGTCCATGGGGCTCGGGGCCGTGGCCGCCAGCTTCGGCGCGCTGGCCACGCGCTACCTGGGCGATCACTTCGGGGTGCGCCACCCCGCCCGCTTCATCGCGCTGGTGGGCGATGCCGAGCTGGACGAGGGCAATGTCTGGGAGGCGCTCCTCGAGGAGTCGATGGCCACGCTCGGCAGCCTTCTCTGGATCGTGGACCTCAACCGCCAGAGCCTGGACCGCGTGGCGCCCGATGGACGCCGGCACCAGCTCGCGCGGATGTTCGCGGCCAATGGCTGGCACGTGGTCCGGCTGCGCTGGGGCGGCAGGCTCCGGGCGCTGTTCGAGTCACCCGGCGGCAGCCGGCTGCGCCGGCGGCTCGAGGGCATGTCCGGTCCCGAGTACCATGCGCTCCTGCGCTGCCCGCCCGCCGCCGCCCGCAAGCTGCTCGTGACCTCCCCCAGGGGCATGCCCGACGCCGTCATCGAGGGGCTGCTGAGCCGGGTCGCCGACGACGAGCTGCCGGCGCTCTGCGGCGATGTCGGAGGCCACGACCTGGCTGCCATCCTGGCGGCGCTCGGCGAGGCGGAGCGCCAGCGGGACCGCCCCTCGGTGATCCTCGCCGACACGATCAAGGGATGGGGGCTCCCGCTGGCCGCCGATCCCGGCAATCACGGCGCGCTCCTGACCCCGGCGCAGGTCGAGGCGCTCCGCGCTGCCTCCGGCATCGCGCCGGGGGGCGAGTGGGAGGCCTTTCCGCCGGAGAGCCGGGAAGCGGCGCTCATCCGGGGGCGGCCGGCGCTCTTCTCGCCGCCGCCGCGGAGCGAGGCCATCGAGGTTCCCGAGCGGCTCGGGGAGTCGTATCCGGCGGAGGCCTCCACCCAGGAGGCCTTCGGCCGGGTGCTGGGGGCCCTCGCCCGGCTCCCGGCCGGTGACCGCCTCGTCACCCTGTCGCCCGACGTGGCCGTCACCACGCACCTCGCCGGCTGGATCAACCGCAAGGGCGTCTACTCGCCCAGCGGCAAGCGCGAGCCCGCGGTGGAGGCCCCCCGAGCCATGCAGTGGAGGAAATCGCCGGCGGGGCAGCACGTGGAGATCGGGATTGCCGAGCACAACCTCTTCCTCGCGCTCGGCGCCTTCGGGCTCACACGCGCGCTGTCGGGCGTGACCCTCTTCCCCGTCGGGACGCTCTACGATCCCTTCGTCACCCGCGGCCTCGACGCCCTCTACCACGCGCTCTACTCGGGCGCCCAGTTCATCGTGGTGGCGACGCCCTCGGGGGTGAGTCTGTCGCCCGAGGGCGGGGCGCATCAGTCGGTGATCACGCCGGGGATCGGCATCGGGCTGCCCGGGATCGTCTACCACGAACCCGTCTTCGCCTGCGAGGTCGAGTGGATCCTGCTGGATGCCATGCGCAGGATGGCCGCGCGGCAGGGCGGCGAGAGCCTCTACCTGCGGCTGTCCACCAAGCCGGTGGCGCAGGCGCTGGCGCCGCCCGCCACCGACGAGCAGCGCGCCCGCGTGCTCCGCGGCGGCTACCGCCTCGTGGACGGGCGCGCCGACCCCCGCTGGGATCCCGAGGTCAACGCCGTCCACCTCTTCGCCGCGGGCGTGATGGTCCCCGAGGCCGTGGCGGCGAGCCGCGCGCTCCGCGCGGAGGGCGTGTACGCCAGCGTGTTCGCCGCCACGAGCCCGGACCTCCTCTACCGGGGGGCGCGCGCGCCGCGCCCGTACCTGGAGGAGCTCGTGTCCGCCGAGGAGGAGGGCGTGGCCGTGGTGTCGGTGCTCGACGGCCACTCCCACGGCCTCGCCTTCATCGGCGCGGCTCTCGGTGTCCCGCAGATTCCCCTGGGCGTGGATCACTTCGGTCAGTCGGGCACCCGCCAGGATCTCTACCGCCACTACGGCATCGACCCGCCGGCCATTGCCCGCGCCGCGCTGACCCTCCTCGGACGGTAG
- a CDS encoding DHA2 family efflux MFS transporter permease subunit: MQPPAEAHVSAARKWLITLSIMLVAVMQILDTSVTNVALPHMQGSLSAGVEEVAWVITSFLAANAVIIPATGWLAGLLGRRRFFLICTTLFTVSSFLSGLAPNLAFLIAMRVLQGIGGGPVIPLSQAILWETFPLKERGTAMAVWGIGIMMGPILGPTLGGWIADNWSWRWIFYINLPIGFLGFFMASVFLFDPAYLRKPGRVDVLGLVLIVAGFGCLQLVLDRGEREDWFDSGFIVTLAVVAVLALAGFLLRELTTREPILDLRVFADRNFAAGSTVIAMVGFGLYASMILVALYTQKLMGYDAWTAGMVLAPGGVGNLLSLLAAGQLVARMDQRLLLTAGCLLNALGLYWMTSLTLGMDYWALVWPRFLQGFGLGFIFVPLATLTLATIRKDRLGNATSAFNVLRNLGGSTGVALATTFLSRRSQVHQATLAAHVDVWSPETAARLAAWTQHFVAQGADTFTAKQRALAMLYHDTVGQAQVLAYMDDFWVLTILFCVIPFLIPLMRRVRVDPAAPGDGGPGSGGPPPRGPRAAAPGPAPHVVVE, encoded by the coding sequence ATGCAGCCTCCAGCCGAGGCGCACGTCTCCGCGGCGCGGAAGTGGCTCATCACGCTGTCCATCATGCTGGTGGCGGTGATGCAGATCCTCGACACCAGCGTGACCAACGTGGCCCTCCCGCACATGCAGGGATCGCTGTCGGCCGGCGTGGAGGAGGTGGCCTGGGTCATCACCTCGTTCCTGGCGGCCAACGCCGTCATCATTCCCGCGACAGGCTGGCTGGCCGGGCTCCTCGGCCGCCGCCGCTTCTTCCTCATCTGCACGACACTGTTCACCGTCTCCTCCTTCCTCTCGGGACTGGCACCGAACCTGGCCTTCCTGATCGCCATGCGCGTGCTGCAGGGCATCGGCGGCGGCCCCGTGATCCCGCTGTCGCAGGCGATCCTCTGGGAGACCTTCCCGCTGAAGGAGCGGGGCACGGCCATGGCCGTCTGGGGCATCGGGATCATGATGGGGCCCATCCTGGGACCGACGCTGGGCGGCTGGATCGCCGACAACTGGTCGTGGCGCTGGATCTTCTACATCAACCTGCCCATCGGGTTCCTGGGCTTCTTCATGGCGAGCGTCTTCCTCTTCGATCCCGCGTATCTGAGGAAGCCGGGGCGCGTGGACGTCCTGGGGCTCGTGCTGATCGTGGCGGGCTTCGGCTGCCTCCAGCTCGTCCTCGACCGCGGAGAGCGCGAGGACTGGTTCGACTCGGGCTTCATCGTGACGCTCGCCGTCGTCGCGGTCCTGGCGCTGGCGGGCTTTCTCCTCCGCGAGCTGACGACCCGCGAGCCCATCCTCGATCTCCGGGTCTTCGCCGACCGGAACTTCGCCGCCGGCAGCACCGTCATCGCCATGGTGGGCTTCGGGCTCTACGCGAGCATGATCCTCGTCGCGCTCTACACCCAGAAGCTCATGGGCTACGACGCCTGGACCGCCGGCATGGTGCTGGCGCCGGGCGGGGTCGGCAACCTGCTCTCGCTGCTGGCCGCCGGCCAGCTCGTGGCGCGCATGGACCAGCGGCTCCTGCTCACGGCGGGCTGCCTGCTCAACGCGCTGGGACTCTACTGGATGACCTCCCTCACGCTGGGCATGGACTACTGGGCGCTCGTCTGGCCGCGCTTCCTCCAGGGGTTCGGCCTCGGGTTCATCTTCGTGCCGCTGGCGACGCTCACCCTGGCCACGATCCGGAAGGACCGGCTGGGCAATGCCACCTCCGCCTTCAACGTGCTCCGCAACCTGGGCGGCAGCACCGGGGTGGCGCTCGCCACGACCTTCCTGTCGCGCAGGAGCCAGGTCCACCAGGCGACCCTCGCGGCCCACGTGGACGTCTGGAGCCCGGAGACCGCCGCGCGCCTGGCGGCGTGGACGCAGCACTTCGTCGCCCAGGGGGCGGACACCTTCACGGCGAAGCAGCGCGCGCTCGCCATGCTCTACCACGACACCGTCGGCCAGGCTCAGGTGCTCGCCTATATGGACGACTTCTGGGTGCTGACGATCCTCTTCTGTGTGATTCCGTTCCTCATCCCGCTCATGCGCCGCGTGCGCGTGGACCCTGCTGCCCCGGGGGACGGAGGTCCGGGGTCCGGAGGCCCGCCGCCACGGGGGCCGCGAGCCGCCGCGCCCGGCCCGGCGCCGCACGTGGTCGTCGAGTGA
- a CDS encoding gamma carbonic anhydrase family protein translates to MLIEHDGRRPRIHATAYIAPTATVAGNVVVGPECRVLFGATLTSEGGPVVLGSHCIVMEGAVVRGTRIHPLHIGDHVLVGPRAYLTGCTVEECVFLAAGTTVFNGATIGARAEVRINGVVHVGTRVAADAVVPIGWVAVGDPAAILPPHEHDRIWAIQEALDFPGTVFGLERAPSGETIMPELTRRYCRALGRHHADRILGHHASPDL, encoded by the coding sequence ATGCTCATCGAGCACGACGGCAGGCGCCCCAGGATCCACGCGACCGCCTACATCGCTCCCACGGCCACCGTCGCGGGAAACGTCGTCGTCGGCCCCGAGTGCCGCGTCCTGTTCGGCGCGACGCTGACGTCGGAAGGGGGCCCGGTGGTGCTGGGCTCGCACTGCATTGTGATGGAGGGGGCGGTGGTCCGGGGAACGCGCATCCACCCCCTGCACATCGGGGATCACGTGCTGGTGGGTCCGCGCGCCTACCTGACGGGATGCACGGTGGAGGAGTGCGTGTTCCTGGCCGCCGGCACGACGGTCTTCAACGGGGCCACGATCGGGGCGCGGGCCGAGGTGCGCATCAACGGCGTCGTGCACGTGGGGACGCGCGTGGCGGCGGACGCCGTGGTGCCCATCGGCTGGGTGGCCGTCGGCGATCCCGCGGCCATCCTGCCGCCCCACGAGCACGATCGCATCTGGGCCATCCAGGAGGCGCTCGATTTCCCCGGAACGGTGTTCGGGCTCGAGCGCGCCCCGTCGGGCGAGACGATCATGCCCGAGCTGACCCGGCGCTACTGCCGGGCGCTCGGGCGGCACCACGCCGATCGCATCCTGGGCCACCACGCCTCCCCCGACCTCTGA
- a CDS encoding MoxR family ATPase, whose protein sequence is MPHAELLPAQEVCRRLAASIGGVMKGQAGSTRKLLAAFASGGHVLLDDYPGTGKTTLAKALARSIGARFKRVQFTPDLLPSDILGVSVFDQRDQAFHFHQGPIFTNILLADEINRASPRTQSALLEAMAEGQISVDGTTHRLGALFFVIATQNPVEFRGTYPLPEAQMDRFALQFGLGYVGAEDEVAILSAQERAHPVDAVTPCVSTEDTVALRARAAEIRIAAELRRYVVDLVRETRRAPGVSLGASPRASIALMKAAQALALLDGLDFVTPEHVQELAVPVIAHRMVVDPQARFSGVTAERVVEEIVKTIPVPA, encoded by the coding sequence ATGCCCCATGCGGAGCTGCTCCCCGCCCAGGAGGTCTGCCGGAGGCTCGCCGCCAGCATCGGGGGGGTGATGAAGGGGCAGGCCGGTTCCACGCGGAAGCTCCTGGCCGCCTTCGCCTCGGGCGGCCACGTCCTGCTGGACGATTACCCCGGCACGGGCAAGACCACGCTCGCCAAGGCGCTGGCCCGCTCCATCGGCGCCCGCTTCAAGCGCGTCCAGTTCACGCCGGACCTCTTGCCGTCGGACATCCTGGGCGTCTCCGTCTTCGACCAGCGCGATCAGGCCTTCCACTTCCACCAGGGCCCCATCTTCACCAATATCCTCCTCGCCGACGAGATCAACCGGGCCTCGCCCCGGACTCAGTCGGCGCTGCTCGAGGCCATGGCCGAGGGGCAGATCAGCGTGGACGGCACCACGCATCGGCTCGGGGCGCTCTTCTTCGTCATCGCCACCCAGAACCCCGTGGAGTTCCGCGGCACCTATCCGCTCCCCGAGGCCCAGATGGACCGCTTCGCGCTCCAGTTCGGGCTCGGCTACGTGGGGGCCGAGGACGAGGTGGCGATCCTCTCGGCGCAGGAGCGGGCGCACCCGGTGGACGCAGTCACGCCCTGCGTGTCCACCGAGGACACGGTGGCGCTCCGCGCGCGCGCGGCCGAGATCCGCATCGCCGCCGAGCTCCGGCGCTACGTCGTGGATCTGGTCCGCGAGACGCGGCGGGCGCCGGGCGTCTCGCTCGGCGCCAGCCCGCGCGCCTCCATCGCCCTCATGAAGGCCGCCCAGGCCCTGGCCCTCCTGGACGGGCTCGACTTCGTCACGCCGGAGCACGTGCAGGAGCTCGCCGTGCCGGTCATCGCCCACCGCATGGTGGTGGATCCCCAGGCGCGCTTCTCCGGAGTCACGGCGGAGCGGGTGGTGGAGGAGATCGTGAAGACGATCCCCGTCCCCGCGTAG
- a CDS encoding response regulator, whose translation MEQPTILVVDDDPDVRETLSESLAALDYRVLTADSAPAALAVLDTARPDLVLTDVHMGAMSGVDLCTRLKADPRWELIPVVILTGVSDLEARVAGLAAGADDFFGKPVELLELGTRVAALLRVKQLLDQLERAEGVITSLGLTIEARDPYTAGHCERIRKYAVALGHALGVDQATLRALALAGYLHDLGKISVPDGILLKPGPLTAAERQIIQTHAGAGADLVQGLRTLEDVRPIIRHHHEKMDGTGYPDGLAGAAIPLGARIMAVVDVYDALHTARPYKQALSHAESVAILLRETEAGYWEPRIVTTLVEVLEDLGPDRVR comes from the coding sequence ATGGAGCAGCCGACGATCCTCGTGGTGGATGACGACCCGGACGTGCGCGAGACCCTGTCGGAGTCCCTCGCGGCGCTCGACTACCGGGTGCTCACCGCCGACTCCGCTCCGGCGGCCCTGGCGGTGCTCGACACGGCGCGCCCCGATCTCGTCCTCACGGATGTGCACATGGGTGCCATGAGCGGTGTCGATCTCTGCACGCGCCTCAAGGCCGATCCGCGCTGGGAGCTCATCCCCGTCGTCATCCTCACCGGGGTCTCCGATCTCGAGGCGCGCGTGGCCGGGCTGGCCGCGGGGGCCGACGACTTCTTCGGCAAGCCCGTGGAGCTGCTGGAGCTGGGGACGCGTGTGGCGGCGCTGCTCAGGGTCAAGCAGCTGCTGGACCAGCTGGAGCGCGCCGAGGGCGTGATCACGAGCCTCGGCCTCACGATCGAGGCCCGCGATCCCTACACGGCCGGCCACTGCGAGCGGATCCGGAAGTACGCCGTGGCGCTGGGGCATGCCCTCGGCGTGGACCAGGCGACGCTTCGGGCGCTGGCCCTCGCCGGCTATCTCCACGACCTCGGCAAGATCTCGGTGCCGGACGGCATCCTCCTCAAGCCGGGGCCGCTCACCGCCGCGGAGCGCCAGATCATCCAGACGCATGCCGGCGCCGGGGCCGATCTGGTGCAGGGGCTCAGGACGCTGGAGGACGTGCGGCCGATCATCCGCCATCACCACGAGAAGATGGACGGCACGGGCTACCCGGACGGGCTCGCGGGCGCGGCGATCCCGCTGGGGGCGCGCATCATGGCTGTGGTGGACGTGTACGACGCGCTCCACACGGCGCGGCCGTACAAGCAGGCGCTCTCCCACGCCGAGTCGGTGGCGATCCTGCTCCGGGAAACGGAGGCCGGCTACTGGGAGCCGCGCATCGTCACCACCCTCGTCGAGGTGCTCGAGGACCTGGGCCCCGACCGCGTCCGCTGA
- a CDS encoding DUF58 domain-containing protein: MTRRLLFRAFGLTYAAERWIRRRFTGAGLLALGAAAAAAVVGLDTTRTQAYQLFAFLAALLGVAMAASLSFRGRFAVRRLLPRFATAGEPLAYRVAIRNETARAQPGLALVEETADPRPGFQELLRAREPGEERRNWFDRTVGYPRWIWLVRRNQRARIPEVPVPALSPRGEGEARVEIIPLRRGPLRFTGVTLARPDPLGLFRARVTVPAPQSVLVLPRRYPVPALALPGTRKHQQGGVALAASVGDSEEFVSLRDYRPGDPLRRIHWKSWARAGRPVVREYQDEFFVRHALVLDTFTGPAPGARFEEAVSVAASFACAAPTQDALLDLMVVGGEAYCFTAGRGLAHADRMLEILACVEPATAGSFRVLRDAVLERHASLSGCVCVLLAWDEERRDLVGRLEALAIPTLVLVLGDGDDPAPDRAALPARPAGAAAVHRLQVGRIAEGLRRL, from the coding sequence GTGACGCGCCGGCTGCTCTTCCGCGCCTTCGGCCTCACCTATGCCGCCGAGCGCTGGATCCGCCGGCGCTTCACCGGGGCCGGGCTCCTGGCGCTGGGGGCGGCGGCGGCCGCCGCCGTGGTCGGCCTGGACACGACCCGCACGCAGGCTTACCAGCTCTTCGCCTTCCTCGCGGCGCTCCTCGGCGTCGCCATGGCGGCGAGCCTCTCCTTCCGGGGCCGCTTCGCGGTGCGGCGGCTCCTGCCGCGCTTCGCCACGGCCGGAGAGCCGCTCGCCTACCGTGTCGCGATCCGCAACGAGACCGCGCGCGCGCAGCCCGGGCTCGCGCTCGTGGAGGAGACGGCCGATCCGCGCCCCGGCTTCCAGGAGCTCCTGCGCGCGCGCGAGCCGGGGGAGGAGCGGCGCAACTGGTTCGACCGCACCGTGGGCTACCCGCGCTGGATATGGCTCGTGCGGCGGAACCAGCGCGCCCGGATCCCCGAGGTGCCCGTGCCGGCGCTCTCGCCGCGCGGCGAAGGGGAGGCCAGGGTCGAGATCATTCCGCTCCGGCGCGGGCCGCTGCGGTTCACGGGGGTGACGCTGGCGCGCCCCGATCCTCTCGGCCTCTTCCGGGCGCGCGTCACGGTGCCGGCCCCGCAGTCGGTGCTGGTGCTGCCGCGCCGCTACCCCGTGCCGGCGCTCGCGCTACCCGGGACGCGGAAGCACCAGCAGGGCGGCGTGGCGCTGGCCGCGTCGGTGGGAGACTCGGAGGAGTTCGTGTCGCTGCGCGACTACCGGCCCGGCGACCCGCTGCGGCGGATCCACTGGAAGAGCTGGGCGCGGGCCGGCCGGCCCGTGGTCAGGGAGTACCAGGACGAGTTCTTCGTCCGGCACGCGCTGGTGCTCGACACCTTCACCGGTCCGGCGCCCGGCGCGCGCTTCGAGGAGGCGGTGTCCGTGGCCGCCTCCTTCGCCTGCGCGGCGCCCACGCAGGACGCCCTCCTGGACCTCATGGTCGTGGGCGGGGAGGCGTACTGCTTCACGGCGGGGCGCGGCCTGGCCCATGCGGACCGCATGCTCGAGATCCTCGCCTGCGTGGAGCCGGCCACGGCCGGCTCCTTCCGGGTGCTCCGCGACGCGGTGCTGGAGCGCCACGCCTCGCTCAGCGGCTGCGTCTGCGTGCTGCTCGCGTGGGACGAGGAGCGGCGTGACCTCGTGGGGCGCCTCGAGGCGCTGGCGATCCCGACCCTCGTCCTCGTGCTCGGCGACGGGGACGACCCCGCGCCGGACCGTGCGGCGCTCCCGGCCCGGCCGGCGGGTGCTGCGGCGGTCCACCGGCTCCAGGTGGGCCGCATCGCCGAGGGGCTCCGGCGGCTGTGA